One Gemmatimonadota bacterium DNA window includes the following coding sequences:
- a CDS encoding glucose-6-phosphate isomerase (catalyzes the formation of D-fructose 6-phosphate from D-glucose 6-phosphate), whose translation MTLHLDFTNMMAPAVPTGPTEDEWRALASRFEAVHQAVERDAATGRYGFAEVDAQAAEQARVVTFADSVRGAFDDVVVLGIGGSALGATALRTALCATDWNARSTAARAGQPRLHVYENVDPRSIVARLDAVDLTRSLFLVISKSGGTAETMAQYLLVRARLEAAGLPLARHLVFVTDPVRGLLRPIAEREGIPVFSVPANVGGRYSIFTPVGMLPAALVGIDTAALLAGAREVVQRAASQNLAVNGAAVFALLQWRAHTRHGQGIHVMMPYSDALRDMAPWFAQLWGESLGKVDADGTAVGPTPVAALGATDQHSQLQLYMEGPTDKTVTFLVERSRTTDLAIPEPPPALAGELGYLSGRSFGDLLDAEQRATAAALAHAGRPNQTLSVDQTDARAVGGLLMFLMFATVYAGALYHVDPLNQPGVEAGKVLARAELADGVRPLGSGRWAV comes from the coding sequence ATGACGCTGCATCTCGATTTTACCAATATGATGGCGCCGGCGGTGCCCACAGGCCCGACCGAAGATGAATGGCGCGCCCTCGCGTCGCGCTTTGAGGCGGTGCATCAGGCGGTGGAGCGTGATGCGGCGACCGGCCGATACGGATTTGCCGAGGTCGATGCGCAGGCCGCCGAGCAGGCGCGCGTGGTGACCTTTGCCGACTCAGTGCGCGGCGCCTTCGACGACGTGGTGGTCCTCGGCATCGGCGGCTCGGCGCTCGGTGCAACCGCGCTGCGCACGGCGCTCTGTGCCACGGATTGGAATGCACGCTCTACGGCCGCGCGGGCGGGGCAGCCGCGTCTACACGTGTATGAGAATGTCGATCCGCGTAGCATCGTCGCGCGCCTCGATGCAGTGGATCTCACGCGCTCGCTTTTCTTGGTGATTTCCAAGTCAGGCGGCACGGCCGAGACGATGGCGCAGTATCTGCTCGTGCGTGCGCGCCTTGAAGCAGCCGGGCTTCCGCTGGCACGCCATTTGGTCTTCGTCACCGATCCGGTGCGCGGGCTCCTGCGGCCGATCGCCGAGCGTGAAGGGATTCCGGTATTCAGCGTGCCCGCGAATGTCGGTGGACGTTACAGCATCTTCACGCCGGTGGGGATGCTCCCCGCGGCGCTCGTGGGAATCGATACGGCGGCACTGCTCGCCGGTGCACGCGAAGTGGTGCAGCGTGCGGCATCGCAAAATCTCGCCGTCAACGGGGCCGCCGTGTTTGCGCTCTTGCAGTGGCGCGCGCATACGCGCCACGGACAGGGCATTCACGTGATGATGCCGTACAGCGACGCGTTGCGCGACATGGCGCCTTGGTTTGCGCAGTTGTGGGGCGAGAGTCTTGGGAAGGTGGATGCTGACGGCACCGCCGTCGGCCCGACGCCGGTGGCCGCACTCGGTGCGACCGATCAACACAGCCAGTTGCAGCTGTATATGGAAGGCCCCACCGACAAGACGGTGACCTTTTTGGTGGAGCGATCGCGAACGACGGACCTCGCCATTCCGGAGCCACCGCCAGCGTTGGCGGGTGAACTCGGATATTTGAGCGGACGAAGCTTTGGCGATCTGCTGGACGCGGAACAGCGCGCGACGGCCGCGGCGCTGGCGCACGCTGGCCGCCCCAATCAGACGTTGTCGGTGGACCAGACGGATGCACGCGCGGTGGGCGGGCTCCTGATGTTCCTGATGTTTGCCACGGTGTACGCCGGAGCCCTGTACCACGTCGACCCGCTCAACCAGCCAGGGGTGGAGGCCGGGAAGGTGCTGGCGCGGGCAGAACTCGCTGATGGGGTTAGGCCGCTCGGTTCGGGCCGCTGGGCCGTCTGA
- a CDS encoding class II fructose-bisphosphate aldolase — protein sequence MTHHDALQALLAPAATIEGHTIHVRDADALRGPLMDALVERAVFGEAESKDWARWAIWEIGQAVGVRSASIHDLYIARGKGLCHGFTVPAINVRGRTYHTARAVFRTALATKAGAFIFEIARSEIAYTDQRPAEYVAVILAAALREGYRGPVFVQGDHFQVNAKKYAVNAAEEVQNVKLLATEGVQAGFYNIDLDTSTLVDLAHDTLDAQQRLNFEVGVELTRHVRALEPAGVTISLGGEIGEVGTSNSTVEELRAFMDGYNRTLAREAPGVTGLSKISVQSGTSHGGIVLPDGSIAAVSLDIDTLAALGKVARDEYGMSGAVQHGASTLPDSAFDAFPRAETAEIHLATGFQTMLYEHLPAALRDEMYAWLRVNAADERKPKDSDEQFYYKARKKAIGPFKRQLWSLDASTAAALDTAYDAKFRFLFNQLGIGGTAATVEQYVKVAPMHRAAPADGGHGHVAAPDDPDAGE from the coding sequence ATGACGCACCACGACGCGCTCCAAGCGCTCCTCGCTCCCGCCGCTACGATTGAAGGGCACACGATCCACGTGCGCGACGCAGACGCGTTGCGCGGCCCGCTCATGGACGCGCTGGTGGAACGCGCCGTGTTCGGCGAGGCCGAATCCAAAGATTGGGCGCGCTGGGCGATCTGGGAAATCGGGCAGGCCGTGGGTGTGCGCTCCGCCTCGATTCACGATCTCTACATTGCGCGTGGCAAGGGACTCTGCCACGGCTTTACCGTGCCGGCCATCAATGTGCGTGGTCGCACTTATCACACGGCGCGCGCCGTGTTTCGGACCGCGCTCGCGACCAAGGCGGGCGCCTTTATTTTTGAAATCGCGCGTTCCGAAATCGCCTACACCGATCAGCGCCCAGCGGAATACGTGGCCGTGATTCTCGCGGCGGCGCTCCGCGAGGGATATCGCGGTCCCGTCTTCGTGCAGGGCGACCACTTTCAAGTGAACGCCAAGAAATACGCCGTGAACGCGGCGGAAGAAGTGCAGAACGTGAAGTTGCTCGCCACCGAAGGGGTGCAGGCCGGGTTCTATAACATCGACCTCGACACCTCCACGCTGGTGGACCTCGCGCACGACACGCTCGACGCGCAACAGCGGCTCAACTTTGAAGTCGGCGTCGAACTCACGCGGCATGTGCGCGCGCTCGAGCCAGCTGGGGTCACGATCTCGCTGGGCGGAGAGATTGGCGAAGTTGGGACTTCCAACTCTACCGTCGAGGAACTCCGCGCCTTCATGGATGGCTACAACCGTACGCTGGCGCGCGAAGCGCCCGGCGTGACGGGGTTGTCGAAGATCAGCGTGCAGAGCGGTACATCGCACGGGGGCATTGTGCTCCCCGACGGTTCGATCGCCGCCGTGTCGCTCGACATCGACACGCTTGCGGCGCTCGGGAAGGTGGCCCGCGACGAGTATGGGATGAGCGGCGCCGTGCAGCACGGTGCGAGCACGCTCCCCGACAGCGCGTTCGACGCCTTCCCGCGTGCGGAGACGGCGGAAATTCATTTGGCCACGGGTTTCCAGACGATGCTCTACGAGCATCTGCCCGCTGCGTTGCGCGACGAGATGTATGCGTGGCTTCGCGTGAACGCCGCAGACGAGCGGAAGCCAAAGGATTCAGACGAGCAGTTTTATTACAAGGCGCGCAAAAAGGCGATTGGCCCGTTCAAGCGGCAGCTCTGGTCGCTGGACGCCTCGACGGCGGCCGCGTTGGACACCGCGTACGACGCAAAGTTCCGCTTCCTTTTTAACCAGCTTGGCATCGGTGGAACGGCGGCGACAGTGGAGCAGTATGTGAAGGTGGCGCCGATGCATCGCGCGGCACCAGCGGATGGCGGTCACGGACACGTGGCCGCACCCGACGACCCGGACGCCGGCGAGTAG
- a CDS encoding YihY/virulence factor BrkB family protein, which translates to MAPARSRGASGPLVVAWDYARRIWVKGGDDDIFFLASGVAFNIVLAGVPFFLLLASAIGFVLDKSAKASSTAVADFVSQLFPLTFSGGGSMLDPVLHDVVRTKGKAGFIGAFAFVWFSTRLFGSMRSVLTRVFNEDGGRGIVLGKLFDVGATVVSTALVVAWVGLSAYIALARSSGVAILSQWGLHNQNVMQPLIYLGGRVAAFGLLAATFFAVYKTLPARKMRWQQAVIGAVTSGVLFEIARSLFAVVIHEFNPGSLYTSTVSAIVVVVFWVYYAALIFIVGALVSQVHEHRRDERLTPWA; encoded by the coding sequence GTGGCCCCGGCGCGCTCTCGTGGCGCGTCGGGGCCGCTTGTTGTCGCCTGGGATTATGCGCGCCGCATCTGGGTAAAAGGTGGGGACGACGACATTTTCTTTCTGGCAAGCGGAGTCGCGTTCAATATTGTCCTCGCCGGCGTGCCCTTCTTTTTGTTGCTCGCCTCGGCCATTGGTTTTGTGCTCGACAAATCGGCCAAGGCGTCGAGTACGGCTGTGGCGGATTTCGTATCACAACTCTTTCCTCTCACCTTCAGTGGTGGCGGATCGATGCTCGACCCGGTGCTGCACGACGTGGTGCGCACCAAAGGAAAGGCCGGCTTCATTGGGGCGTTCGCATTTGTCTGGTTTTCCACGCGGCTCTTCGGTTCCATGCGGTCGGTGCTCACGCGCGTGTTCAACGAGGACGGCGGGCGCGGAATCGTGCTGGGAAAGCTCTTCGATGTTGGTGCCACCGTGGTCTCCACGGCGCTGGTCGTGGCGTGGGTGGGGCTGAGTGCGTACATCGCGCTCGCACGGTCGAGTGGCGTGGCCATTCTGAGTCAGTGGGGGCTGCACAATCAGAACGTGATGCAGCCGCTCATTTATCTGGGCGGGCGCGTGGCGGCCTTTGGCCTGTTGGCGGCGACCTTTTTTGCCGTGTATAAAACGCTCCCCGCCCGAAAAATGCGTTGGCAACAGGCGGTCATCGGCGCCGTCACGAGCGGTGTGTTGTTCGAAATCGCCCGCAGTCTGTTTGCGGTCGTCATTCACGAGTTCAATCCCGGATCGCTGTACACCTCCACCGTGTCGGCGATCGTCGTCGTGGTGTTCTGGGTGTACTACGCGGCCCTTATCTTTATTGTCGGCGCGCTGGTGTCGCAGGTGCATGAGCACCGCCGCGACGAACGCCTCACTCCGTGGGCCTGA
- a CDS encoding aminotransferase class I/II-fold pyridoxal phosphate-dependent enzyme: MSSVIDLRSDTVTKPVPGMRRAMADAEVGDDVLDGDPTVRRLEHRVAEMLGTERALFFPTGTMANQAAVWALSRPGTEILAHDDSHLVNWEMAGAAALAGVQVRLVRGAPRITRDTLAAALRSPSQDAPRCTLLALENTHAGAGGVVTPADELAALAAVGRSMKLAVFLDGARLWNAHVATGTPLTDFTRCADATMVSFSKGLGAPVGSALAGSAAVIEAAWEARKRFGGGMRQSGVLAAAAIYGLDHHYEGLAEDHRNAKRFASIVAEAPAARVVPPDTNIVMTDLPSHLDGSTVAQRALEQGVRFSVWSSSRIRAVMHLDASAADVERAAIVLRDIIQ, encoded by the coding sequence ATGTCCTCCGTCATTGATCTCCGTAGCGATACCGTCACCAAGCCTGTCCCCGGCATGCGGCGCGCCATGGCCGACGCCGAGGTCGGCGATGATGTGCTCGACGGCGATCCCACCGTGCGGCGGCTTGAGCATCGCGTAGCCGAAATGCTCGGCACAGAACGCGCGTTGTTCTTTCCGACGGGCACGATGGCGAACCAGGCGGCCGTGTGGGCGCTCTCCCGCCCCGGCACGGAAATCCTCGCGCACGACGATTCGCATCTCGTGAACTGGGAAATGGCGGGGGCGGCTGCATTGGCCGGCGTGCAGGTTCGGTTGGTGCGCGGCGCACCGCGCATCACGCGCGACACGCTGGCCGCCGCGCTCCGTTCGCCGAGCCAAGACGCGCCACGGTGCACGTTGCTCGCGCTCGAGAACACGCACGCCGGTGCAGGCGGGGTGGTCACGCCTGCCGATGAACTGGCGGCGCTCGCCGCCGTGGGTCGCTCCATGAAACTCGCCGTCTTTCTCGATGGCGCTCGTCTGTGGAATGCGCACGTGGCCACCGGCACGCCGCTCACGGACTTCACGCGTTGTGCCGACGCGACGATGGTGTCCTTCTCCAAAGGACTCGGGGCGCCCGTCGGCTCCGCGCTGGCGGGGTCGGCCGCCGTCATTGAGGCGGCGTGGGAGGCGCGCAAGCGGTTTGGTGGCGGCATGCGCCAGTCCGGCGTTCTTGCGGCCGCTGCGATCTACGGGCTAGACCACCACTACGAGGGCCTCGCCGAGGATCACCGAAATGCCAAACGCTTCGCCAGTATTGTGGCGGAGGCGCCAGCGGCGCGCGTGGTGCCGCCCGATACCAACATCGTGATGACCGACCTCCCGTCGCATCTCGACGGCTCCACCGTGGCGCAGCGCGCACTGGAGCAGGGCGTCCGATTCTCGGTGTGGAGCTCGTCAAGAATTCGCGCTGTGATGCATCTCGATGCCTCTGCCGCCGATGTGGAACGCGCGGCGATCGTTCTTCGCGACATTATCCAGTAA
- a CDS encoding rhodanese-like domain-containing protein encodes MTQHAVGFLVLVDDAKSRVRELNVPQTLERQLANPDVVLVDVREDREWNMGFAEGAIHLGKGVIERDVEVAIPNKDAEIILYCGGGFRSALAGDVLQKMGYTNVVSMDGGWRAWTAAGAPVTLP; translated from the coding sequence ATGACGCAGCATGCCGTTGGTTTCCTGGTTCTGGTAGACGACGCCAAATCCCGCGTGCGTGAGTTGAACGTGCCGCAGACGTTGGAGCGTCAGCTCGCCAATCCCGACGTCGTGCTCGTGGATGTGCGCGAAGATCGTGAATGGAACATGGGCTTCGCCGAGGGGGCGATTCATCTCGGGAAGGGCGTGATTGAGCGAGATGTTGAGGTGGCCATTCCCAACAAGGACGCCGAGATCATTCTGTATTGTGGCGGCGGGTTCCGATCTGCACTCGCCGGTGACGTCTTGCAGAAGATGGGCTACACCAACGTGGTGTCGATGGACGGTGGCTGGCGCGCTTGGACCGCCGCTGGCGCTCCTGTCACCTTGCCGTGA
- a CDS encoding PaaI family thioesterase has protein sequence MQTALESRIRTSFDKQAFLQLLGASLGSVAPGRVEITLPFRNDLVQQHGFLHAGVGASVTDSACGYAALTLMPDDAAVLSIEFKVNLLAPAKGARFIARGEVVRQGRNVSVVRGTFSAIAPDGAETQLLELLGTMMTVQGRGLAD, from the coding sequence TTGCAGACAGCGCTTGAGTCGCGCATTCGCACGAGCTTCGACAAACAAGCGTTCCTTCAACTGCTGGGAGCGTCGCTCGGCAGCGTGGCTCCAGGACGCGTCGAGATTACGCTCCCGTTTCGGAACGACTTGGTGCAGCAACATGGCTTTCTGCACGCGGGGGTCGGTGCTTCCGTAACCGACTCCGCCTGCGGCTATGCCGCGCTCACGCTGATGCCGGATGACGCAGCGGTGCTGAGCATTGAGTTCAAGGTGAATCTCCTCGCGCCGGCCAAGGGGGCGCGGTTTATCGCGCGGGGCGAGGTGGTGCGCCAAGGGCGCAATGTGAGCGTGGTACGCGGCACTTTTTCGGCCATCGCGCCAGACGGGGCCGAAACCCAGCTCCTCGAGCTCCTTGGCACCATGATGACGGTGCAAGGACGCGGGCTCGCCGATTAG
- a CDS encoding aminotransferase class I/II-fold pyridoxal phosphate-dependent enzyme: protein MSVSRRAFLTSIGAGGAGVLALPLIHGRGREALYAQSSTGRRADRMAAAANGIIRIDSNENPNGAGEKVFQAMHGAFAEANRYPFKFEEDLRAAIAKLHGVKSENVLLSCGSGELLRVTVQALTSKERALVVASPTFETSANFAKFLGASVRAVPVDAKLRLDLQPMAEASKGAGLVYFCNPNNPTATVHGKAAVAAFVEQVGKTSPQTTILVDEAYHEYVDDPAYATAIPLAMQNPHVIVTRTMSKVFGMAGVRCGYAIGLPEALDKISPWILDSGVNQLALAGAAVAITDTAHIAAEQKKNREAKAFTRKFFESAGFAVGISDANFLMVDIRKDVKLFKAEALKRGVAVGRQFPPLNTQLRISIGTLSEMQRAAEALKPILV from the coding sequence ATGTCGGTGTCTCGTCGAGCGTTTCTCACCTCCATCGGCGCCGGTGGCGCAGGTGTGCTCGCCCTTCCGCTGATCCATGGTCGCGGCCGCGAGGCGCTGTATGCGCAGTCGAGTACCGGGCGACGCGCCGACCGCATGGCGGCGGCCGCGAACGGCATCATTCGCATTGATAGCAACGAAAACCCAAACGGCGCCGGCGAAAAAGTCTTTCAGGCGATGCACGGCGCGTTCGCCGAGGCCAATCGCTATCCGTTTAAGTTTGAAGAAGACCTTCGCGCCGCCATCGCCAAGCTCCACGGCGTGAAGAGTGAGAACGTCTTGCTCAGCTGCGGCAGCGGTGAACTGCTACGGGTGACGGTGCAGGCGCTCACCTCTAAGGAACGCGCGCTGGTGGTGGCCTCGCCCACCTTCGAGACCTCCGCGAACTTTGCGAAATTCCTCGGCGCATCTGTTCGCGCTGTGCCGGTGGACGCCAAGTTACGGCTCGACCTTCAGCCCATGGCCGAAGCGTCCAAGGGCGCTGGGCTCGTGTACTTCTGCAATCCCAACAATCCCACGGCGACGGTGCATGGCAAGGCCGCCGTCGCGGCGTTCGTCGAGCAGGTCGGCAAAACATCCCCGCAGACCACCATCCTCGTAGATGAGGCGTATCACGAGTATGTGGATGATCCCGCCTACGCCACCGCCATTCCGTTGGCGATGCAGAACCCGCATGTGATTGTCACGCGCACGATGTCCAAGGTGTTCGGCATGGCGGGCGTGCGTTGCGGCTACGCGATTGGGCTACCGGAAGCGCTCGACAAAATCAGCCCGTGGATCCTCGACTCCGGCGTGAATCAGCTCGCGCTCGCCGGTGCCGCGGTGGCCATTACGGACACGGCACACATTGCAGCCGAGCAGAAGAAGAATCGCGAGGCCAAGGCCTTCACGCGCAAATTCTTTGAGAGCGCGGGCTTCGCGGTGGGCATCTCAGACGCCAACTTCTTGATGGTGGACATCCGCAAGGACGTCAAGCTGTTCAAGGCTGAGGCACTCAAGCGCGGCGTGGCCGTAGGGCGTCAGTTCCCGCCGCTCAACACGCAGCTGCGCATCTCGATTGGCACCCTGTCCGAGATGCAGCGGGCGGCCGAGGCGCTCAAGCCTATTCTGGTATAG
- a CDS encoding prephenate dehydrogenase/arogenate dehydrogenase family protein has product MIAQERIAILGLGLVGGSLARDLSARGAQVMGYDIDPLQLRAAQRARAIREIVDSDFTTLATATIVVLCVPVDAAPTLLEAIAPHLGACTLITDVGSTKLAIGTRAAALGVRTRFVGAHPMAGDHRAGFAASTLGMFTGARVYLCPSAESSTAAKTKALDLWHALGADVRWTTPEAHDAEVAYTSHLPHLLSAALARTIERAGHDRAAMGAGGQSMTRLAASSPAMWQAIVATNHEAIARARCRNAPRNSRRCAKP; this is encoded by the coding sequence ATGATCGCGCAGGAACGTATTGCTATCCTCGGGCTCGGACTCGTTGGTGGCTCTCTGGCCCGCGACCTGTCCGCGCGCGGCGCACAGGTGATGGGCTACGACATCGACCCGCTGCAGCTGCGCGCGGCGCAGCGGGCCCGTGCTATTCGCGAGATCGTGGACTCGGACTTCACCACGCTCGCCACCGCGACGATTGTGGTGCTCTGCGTGCCGGTGGATGCGGCCCCAACGCTGCTCGAGGCCATCGCCCCACACCTTGGGGCGTGCACGCTTATCACTGACGTCGGAAGCACCAAACTCGCCATCGGCACGCGGGCTGCCGCGCTCGGCGTGCGCACACGTTTTGTGGGCGCACATCCAATGGCCGGTGACCATCGGGCCGGATTTGCCGCGTCCACGTTGGGGATGTTTACGGGGGCCCGAGTGTATCTCTGTCCTTCGGCGGAATCTTCAACGGCCGCAAAAACCAAGGCGCTGGATCTCTGGCACGCCCTCGGCGCCGATGTGCGATGGACCACGCCCGAGGCGCATGATGCCGAGGTGGCGTATACGAGCCACCTCCCCCACCTGCTCTCGGCGGCGCTGGCGCGCACCATCGAACGTGCGGGACATGACCGTGCCGCGATGGGCGCGGGCGGACAGTCGATGACGCGTCTCGCCGCTTCGTCGCCTGCGATGTGGCAGGCCATTGTCGCCACCAATCACGAGGCCATCGCGCGCGCGCGCTGTCGGAATGCGCCGCGGAACTCGAGGCGGTGCGCGAAACCGTAG
- a CDS encoding chorismate mutase — protein MTPAAPIDAELKALRAQVEGIDDQLVALIAERVALARAVGELKHARGLPLLDATREAAVVRRAGLRARDAGVSDEPVRAIFWQLIELCRHAQERPR, from the coding sequence ATGACGCCCGCCGCACCGATCGACGCCGAGTTGAAGGCGTTGCGTGCGCAGGTGGAGGGCATTGACGATCAACTCGTGGCGCTGATTGCCGAGCGCGTGGCGTTGGCGCGAGCCGTTGGTGAGCTCAAGCACGCGCGTGGGCTTCCCTTGCTGGACGCGACGCGCGAAGCGGCCGTGGTGCGTCGCGCCGGCCTCCGCGCGCGCGATGCTGGCGTGAGCGACGAACCCGTGCGCGCCATCTTCTGGCAGCTCATTGAACTCTGCCGACATGCACAGGAGCGCCCGCGATGA
- the aroF gene encoding 3-deoxy-7-phosphoheptulonate synthase codes for MILVTRTHITPAELDGIREFMEARGLRTHVSTGVDRTVIGCIGDVGGIDEGAVRALSGVDSVHRVRKPYRLASREFVASRTTIALGDAAGTIIGGREIVIAAGPCSVEGRAMLMETAEGVRAAGAAVLRGGAFKPRTSPYAFQGLGEEGLDLLAEARARTGMPIVSEVMDPRQVEMMAERVDILQIGARNMQNYALLAEVGRVRRPVLLKRGLSATISELLQAAEHIMAQGNRQVMLCERGIRTFETATRNTFDVAAVPVLKAETHLPVIVDPSHAAGRADLVAPLAFAAIAAGADGLIIEVHPRPAEAQSDGDQSLTIDAFASMMRALAPFAAAAGRTLGEPVAPASIGAEASAQSAWVA; via the coding sequence GTGATTCTCGTCACCCGAACCCACATTACCCCCGCTGAACTCGACGGTATTCGCGAGTTCATGGAGGCACGTGGATTGCGCACCCACGTCTCCACCGGCGTCGACCGGACTGTCATCGGCTGCATTGGCGACGTCGGGGGCATCGACGAAGGCGCCGTCCGGGCGCTCTCTGGGGTGGATTCCGTGCACCGCGTGCGCAAGCCGTACCGCCTCGCGTCGCGCGAGTTCGTGGCGTCTCGCACCACTATCGCGCTCGGCGATGCGGCCGGCACAATCATCGGCGGTCGGGAAATCGTGATCGCCGCTGGCCCGTGCTCGGTAGAAGGGCGCGCGATGCTCATGGAGACGGCCGAGGGCGTGCGGGCCGCCGGTGCCGCCGTATTGCGTGGAGGTGCCTTCAAGCCCCGCACCTCACCGTACGCATTCCAAGGACTCGGCGAGGAGGGGCTCGATCTCCTCGCCGAGGCACGAGCACGCACCGGCATGCCCATTGTGAGTGAAGTGATGGACCCGCGACAGGTGGAGATGATGGCCGAACGCGTGGACATTTTGCAAATCGGCGCGCGCAACATGCAGAACTATGCGCTGCTCGCCGAGGTGGGACGGGTCCGCCGGCCGGTGCTGCTCAAGCGCGGTCTCTCGGCAACCATCAGCGAGTTGTTGCAGGCGGCCGAGCACATCATGGCGCAGGGGAATCGCCAGGTGATGCTGTGCGAACGCGGCATTCGCACCTTTGAGACGGCGACGCGCAACACGTTCGACGTCGCGGCGGTGCCGGTACTCAAAGCCGAGACGCATCTGCCGGTGATTGTGGACCCCAGTCATGCGGCGGGGCGCGCGGATCTCGTGGCACCGCTCGCATTTGCGGCGATCGCGGCTGGTGCCGATGGATTGATTATTGAGGTGCATCCCCGCCCTGCGGAAGCGCAGAGCGATGGTGACCAATCGCTCACGATCGACGCCTTCGCTTCGATGATGCGCGCGCTGGCTCCCTTCGCGGCCGCGGCGGGCCGGACACTCGGTGAGCCGGTAGCCCCTGCGTCGATCGGCGCTGAGGCGAGCGCGCAGTCAGCGTGGGTCGCATGA